In Salmo trutta chromosome 28, fSalTru1.1, whole genome shotgun sequence, one DNA window encodes the following:
- the LOC115165354 gene encoding LHFPL tetraspan subfamily member 5 protein — protein sequence MSTTEKVETKSKSEKMLPAQEAAKIYHTNYVRNARAVGVLWAIFTICFSIIEMVVFIQPYWIGDSVNTPQAGYFGLFHYCIGNALTSELICKGSALDFASIPSPAFRTALFFVGTSMLLIVGCMVCFTLFWFCNTGSVYKICGWMQFASAILMVMGCMIYPDGWDAPEVKRMCGERTDKYTLGNCTVRWTYILAMICVLDSLILAFLAFTLGNRQDKLLPDDFEVEGQEKQ from the exons ATGTCAACTACAGAGAAAGTTGAGACCAAATCAAAAAGTGAGAAAATGCTCCCTGCACAGGAGGCGGCCAAAATCTATCACACCAACTACGTGAGGAACGCGCGAGCCGTCGGCGTCCTGTGGGCGATATTCACCATCTGTTTTTCCATCATAGAAATGGTGGTGTTCATCCAACCGTACTGGATCGGGGACAGCGTCAACACCCCGCAGGCTGGATACTTCGGCCTGTTTCACTACTGTATCGGCAACGCGCTGACCTCTGAGCTCATCTGTAAAG GAAGCGCCTTGGACTTTGCGTCCATCCCGTCCCCAGCCTTTAGGACAGCCCTCTTCTTCGTGGGTACATCCATGCTGCTGATAGTGGGCTGTATGGTCTGTTTCACTCTGTTCTGGTTTTGCAACACCGGGAGCGTCTACAAGATCTGTGGGTGGATGCAGTTTGCGTCAG ccaTCCTGATGGTGATGGGCTGTATGATCTACCCTGATGGCTGGGATGCCCCGGAGGTGAAGAGGATGTGTGGCGAGAGGACAGACAAGTACACCCTGGGGAACTGTACAGTGAGGTGGACCTACATCCTGGCTATGATCTGTGTCTTGGACTCTCTCATCCTGGCCTTCCTAGCCTTCACACTGGGTAACAGACAGGACAAACTGCTGCCGGATGACTTCGAAGTGGAGGGGCAAG AAAAGCAATGA